In the genome of Phlebotomus papatasi isolate M1 chromosome 2, Ppap_2.1, whole genome shotgun sequence, one region contains:
- the LOC129802511 gene encoding uncharacterized protein LOC129802511, with the protein MEKSGIMDVKIVFVTVASVVFLVRYADIRNNAQNASSSSSESQNFLCGVPLNKFDDSFSPMLTWRNFHDVSAVELFNFITHPDVVEKWFSLVSHFTSADHKPLCPGKVFRVVIGTVEFHCHLKHFVMSRCFTVESDFMLKPTLTLMTIDSRNNSAVNRQASLLTINLHFRRTSWIFRNLIGKAFLWISQQKIEASLWKLQKILEETQTYPLFLHHDSSIRMA; encoded by the exons ATGGAGAAAAGTGGAATTATGGATGTTAAAATTGTGTTCGTGACAGTTGCCTCCGTGGTTTTTCTCGTGCGGTATGCCGACATCAGGAATAATGCACAAAATGCATCATCATCATCCTCTGAGTCACAGAATTTCCTCTGTGGCGTACCACTTAATAAATTTGACGATAGTTTTTCACCCATGTTGACGTGGCGCAATTTTCACGATGTCTCAGCCGTGGAACTTTTCAATTTCATCACTCACCCGGACGTAGTCGAAAAG TGGTTTTCACTCGTGTCGCATTTCACGTCAGCAGACCACAAGCCACTGTGTCCTGGTAAAGTCTTCAGGGTTGTAATTG GTACTGTCGAATTTCATTGTCATCTAAAACATTTCGTAATGTCTCGCTGTTTTACCGTCGAATCTGACTTTATGCTGAAGCCAACATTAACGCTGATGACTATTGATTCAAGAAATAATTCAGCAGTAAATAGACAAGCATCACTACTCACAATCAATCTTCACTTTCGACGTACTTCCTGGATCTTCCGG AATTTAATTGGAAAGGCGTTCCTATGGATTTCTCAGCAAAAGATTGAAGCATCGCTATGGAAACTACAGAAAATCTTGGAGGAAACACAGACTTACCCATTGTTTCTCCACCACGATTCTTCAATACGAATGGCTTAA